The DNA window TCTGTAACACGTACCCCATGACTTTTTAGCACACTTTCTACTTTATTCAAAGTTTTCATTACAACGTATCGTTCTTCCGTATTTTTTATATGTTTTGTCAAACTTTCCTTATTAATCAAAATATCACACTCTCTAAAGTAATCCTATAATTAAATTCCTAATAAAACCCAAGAATATTACAGCTATAATAGGTGAAAAATCAATCATGCCTCTTCCTAATCCAAATCTAAACATTAGATTTCTAAAGGGAGCAAGTATTGGTTCTGTTAGTTGATAAATTAGTTTTGGAATGGTTGAACTGGGGTCTGGGTTAAACCAAGACATAAGAATCCTTGCAATAATTAAAAAATCTAATACTCTAAAAAAATAATCTACGGATTGTTGTATCATCCACATTTTTTCCACCACCTAATCTTACTTATTCCAAGGAAATAAAGCTGTATTTTTTAATTCCTCATTGATATTTCCTGCTATATCAACATTGCTAGGAGCTAAAATAAATATTCCCTTTGAAACCTTTTGAATACTTCCATCTAAAGCATATACAGCCCCATTGGCAAAATCAAATATTTTTTTTGCTAGTTCTGGTTCTAGCTTTTCTAAATTCATAATAACAGGCTTTCGATTTTTAAGATTGTCAACAATTTTAGGTACTTCTTCAAACTCTACAGGTTCATAAACAACAACTTTCATCTGTGTTGTCGTATGTATATTTACAACCTTATTCTTTTTACTCTGTATAGGTGTAATAGGATTATCATATTCAACAGATGTCTCGACTAATTCATCATCCTCTTCTTCATAATCATCTAAGCCCATAAAATATTTTACTTTATCTACAAATTTTCCTGACATGATTTGTCCTCCTTTATATCTTTACTTATTATAATTTCTTCTTCCAAATATTCCTGTACCTACTCGTACCATATTAGCACCTTCTTCAATTGCTATTTTAAAATCATTTGTCATGCCCATTGATAAATATCTCATTTCTACCCTTTGAAATCCTTTTGTTTTGATTTCTTCAAATATTTCTTTAAGCATCTTAAAATATTTTCGAACATCCTCAGGATTTTCTTCATATGGAGCAATGGTCATTAACCCCTTAACCCTAATATGCTCTAATGGTTGTATTTTTTCAAAGAAATCAAATACTTCACTATTAGCTAATCCAAACTTAGTTTCCTCATTAGCAACATTTACCTGAACCAATACATCCATAATTTTATTATGTTGTTTTGCACGCTTATTTATTTCCTCCGCTAAACTTATTCTATCTACAGAATGAATTAATTTTACTTTATCAATAATATATTTTACTTTATTTGTCTGCAAATGTCCGATCATATGCCAATTCACACTAGATACTACATTATACTTTTCCATTATTTCTTGAACCTTGTTTTCTCCTATATCTTCAACGCCTGTATGAATGGCTTCATTAATCCTTTCGTGATCTACGGTTTTAGTAACAGCGATTAATTGAATTTCTTCAGGATTCCTTCCAATTTTACTACATATTTCATGAATTTCTTCTCTTAAATCTTTTATGTTTTTTTCAATATAACACATCTTTTTCCCTCCATCTATTATTGTATTAATATATCATTTGTCCTTCTTTAACTTTTGAAGCATTTCTAACAACTTCATCATATAATTTTACAGTACTTATTCTTTCTCCATCCTTATTATAAAAAACATTACTTTGAATAATTGCATATTCATCATTATACCCTATAATTTTAATAGGCTTAAATCGTGCATATCTATTTACATCTAGGAGAAACACTCCTTTTTTTCCATCTATTTCCACTATGCTATCCTTATATAATTTTAACCCTTCATAGTTTACTGGAATAACATCTAAATCAATATTTCTCATGCTATAAAAATTCTCTACATATTGATTAACCTGAAAGATCACCATATTATTCTTTGTATTTTCTATAATTTGATATACTTTTCCTCTTACTTCTCTTTGTGGAAATTTAAAAGTCACCCTTCTTCCTACTTTATAATTCTCTAGTCTTTCCTTGTCTATCCAAGTAACCATATACCATACATTATTATCAACAATTTTAAACAAGGGTTGATTCTTAATAGCTTTCTCAGCTCTTAAATCTGTTACTTGACTATGAATGCTTTTCAAATTTTCCAATTCAATTGTAGCCATATTTCTAGGTGTTAAAATAGCCTCATATCCATCAATATTATAACTGATAATACCAGATGCAGGGCTTTTTATCCAGCAAATTGCATTATTTATTTTCTCTTGTAAACTTTCTTGCTCTAACTCTAAAGTTTCTAAATTTTTTCCTGCAAAGCTTTTATCCCCTGTAATAATCCTCTTTTTTTCTAATTTATTATTTAACTCTTTTTTCAATTGTTCAATTCTTAAGAGATTTCCTTTTTCTTTATATTCTTTTATATCACTTACTATTTTATTGATGGCTTCATCAATTTTCTTCACATCACTTTGGAATAGACTATTTTCATTATCTTTGATACTCTCAATTCTCTGGTTAACTACTTCTAATTTCTTCCTAGTGGTATCATCAATATCAACCTTATATATTTCAGCTACCTTATACTCTTTTTCAACTTTTTCCCCTTCTTGAACAAAGTATTGTATATTGCCTTCAAAATTACTTTCAATCAATTTTTCATTTCTAATAATATAACAATTTAATTGATCAGTAACTTGAATATTTCCATATTCGGCAACACTTGTCTCATTAGAAAACGACACAACCATAGGCATAAATTTTATAATTAAATAAAATAATATAATTCCAAAAAAGAAATGCCGTAGTCTTCTTTTCCTTTTTCGTTTATTGCGATTTTTTTTGGTCACTTCCTTCACCTACTAGTCCCTTTTATGTTTATAATTCTTCACGCTTGTTTATTTTCCTTCATGTTATTTATATTTATTGAAATTAGTTTTATAGTCCTACAATAATAAAAACAAAAAAGCTACTTCTAAAGCAGCTTAAAATACGTTAAAAAATTTTCCATACCTACTAACAATCTTAATTTTCTTAATGTCTTTAACACTTACTGAATGTACTTGTTTTTTTGCTGTAACAACCCATACACTATTATCTTGAATCTTTGCTCCTAATATAATTCCTTTTACTGTAGGATGATCATAAAAATGTATCTTCATTTCATCTCCAGCCATCACTTCAATACTGCCTATTTTAAAATGTTTCGATTCTATTTCATCCATATGAACCTGTGATACAACTTTATTTTCGATAAAAATAGTATTATTCCATAAATAATATTTTTCCTTTAATATTGTAAAAATATATCCCAATATGGATACAATCAAAAGCATCAACAATAGTACTCGTAAATAAATAAACATTTTTTTCTCCTTTAGTATACATAATCATATTATGGTTGACTATATTTTTTTAATATATTATAAAAACATTAAAGCTATGAATATTCATAGCTTTAATGTTTCTTCTGGTCTGAGTGCTGGGAGTTGAACCCAGGGCCTCTAGAACCCCATTCTAGCGCGCTACCAAACTGCGCCACACCCAGATAATTCTATTTATTATTATACCCTAATATGAAAATTTTTCAAGGGTAAAAATAGATAGGGGTTTTCCCTATCTATTCTTACTATAGAATAATACAAATCAATCCACCACTTCCATCATTAATAATCTTTTGTAGTGTTCTTTGCATTTTATTTCTTGCATCTTCTGGCATCATGAATAATTTATGCTCTAACTGCTCTTTTACCATATCATGAAGGGATTTACCGAACATATTTGTTTCCCATATTTTCTTTGGATCTGATTCAAACTCATCTAATAAATATTTTAATAATTCTTCACTTTCTTTTTCTGTTCCTACAATTGGTGAAACTTCTGTTGTAATATCTGTTTTTATTAAGTGAAGGGATGGTGCATTGGCTCTTAATTTAACACCAAATCTATTCCCATGCTTGAAAATTTCTGGTTCTTTCAATTCTAATTCTTCTAATTGTGGTGATACTAAACCATATCCTGTATCTTTTACATCTTTCAACGCTCTTTCCACTCTATCATACTCATTCTTGGCTCTTGAGAATTCTTTTATAAGCCCTAATAATTGATGATCTCCCTC is part of the Crassaminicella profunda genome and encodes:
- a CDS encoding YggT family protein, translated to MWMIQQSVDYFFRVLDFLIIARILMSWFNPDPSSTIPKLIYQLTEPILAPFRNLMFRFGLGRGMIDFSPIIAVIFLGFIRNLIIGLL
- a CDS encoding cell division protein SepF, producing the protein MSGKFVDKVKYFMGLDDYEEEDDELVETSVEYDNPITPIQSKKNKVVNIHTTTQMKVVVYEPVEFEEVPKIVDNLKNRKPVIMNLEKLEPELAKKIFDFANGAVYALDGSIQKVSKGIFILAPSNVDIAGNINEELKNTALFPWNK
- a CDS encoding YggS family pyridoxal phosphate-dependent enzyme; its protein translation is MCYIEKNIKDLREEIHEICSKIGRNPEEIQLIAVTKTVDHERINEAIHTGVEDIGENKVQEIMEKYNVVSSVNWHMIGHLQTNKVKYIIDKVKLIHSVDRISLAEEINKRAKQHNKIMDVLVQVNVANEETKFGLANSEVFDFFEKIQPLEHIRVKGLMTIAPYEENPEDVRKYFKMLKEIFEEIKTKGFQRVEMRYLSMGMTNDFKIAIEEGANMVRVGTGIFGRRNYNK
- a CDS encoding HlyD family efflux transporter periplasmic adaptor subunit, producing the protein MTKKNRNKRKRKRRLRHFFFGIILFYLIIKFMPMVVSFSNETSVAEYGNIQVTDQLNCYIIRNEKLIESNFEGNIQYFVQEGEKVEKEYKVAEIYKVDIDDTTRKKLEVVNQRIESIKDNENSLFQSDVKKIDEAINKIVSDIKEYKEKGNLLRIEQLKKELNNKLEKKRIITGDKSFAGKNLETLELEQESLQEKINNAICWIKSPASGIISYNIDGYEAILTPRNMATIELENLKSIHSQVTDLRAEKAIKNQPLFKIVDNNVWYMVTWIDKERLENYKVGRRVTFKFPQREVRGKVYQIIENTKNNMVIFQVNQYVENFYSMRNIDLDVIPVNYEGLKLYKDSIVEIDGKKGVFLLDVNRYARFKPIKIIGYNDEYAIIQSNVFYNKDGERISTVKLYDEVVRNASKVKEGQMIY